One region of Polynucleobacter sp. MWH-Aus1W21 genomic DNA includes:
- the rfbC gene encoding dTDP-4-dehydrorhamnose 3,5-epimerase, producing MSSKLQITQTAIHGVFTVESKVFGDERGWFTESFNAHDFVSAASLDINFVQDGHSFSHQWTLRGLHYQLENTQGKLVRVIAGAVFDVAVDLRKDSPTYGKWTGTELSANNQKQVWIPPGLAHGYLVLSETAEFLYKTTNYYHPQSEVCLAWNDPAIGIEWPLPVGVQPNLSAKDVVGLSWDVAPKF from the coding sequence ATGAGTTCAAAATTACAAATCACCCAAACTGCAATTCATGGCGTATTTACTGTGGAGTCAAAAGTATTTGGGGATGAGCGTGGCTGGTTTACTGAGTCCTTTAATGCGCATGATTTTGTCAGTGCGGCTAGTCTTGATATTAATTTTGTTCAGGATGGACACTCTTTTTCTCATCAATGGACATTGCGCGGCTTGCATTATCAGTTGGAAAATACACAAGGTAAATTAGTTAGGGTTATAGCTGGTGCCGTTTTTGATGTGGCGGTTGATCTTCGTAAAGACTCACCCACATACGGAAAATGGACTGGCACTGAATTAAGTGCGAATAACCAAAAGCAGGTTTGGATCCCGCCTGGATTAGCTCACGGTTATTTAGTGCTCTCTGAAACTGCTGAGTTTCTTTACAAGACTACCAATTACTATCATCCCCAAAGTGAAGTTTGTCTTGCGTGGAATGATCCAGCTATTGGAATTGAGTGGCCTCTTCCGGTTGGAGTTCAGCCAAATTTAAGCGCTAAAGATGTAGTTGGTCTTTCGTGGGATGTGGCCCCAAAGTTTTAA
- the waaC gene encoding lipopolysaccharide heptosyltransferase I produces MKLSSLGDVLHNLPIIWDLRRRLPHAQIDWVVEEGYVNLLTPLLSKDGFKGIDRIIPFGLRRWKKELFSLSTWRQFFAFKAQLQTVSYDIVIETQGLLKSALVCALAKKSPDALVVGLANATEFSGYEPLARLFYSQSVWVPTRSHAVDRSRHVMCSALDWPLLERSSAPQFYLDEYIQSLKLSARSISERLIAPYILCFHSTAREAKRWPNSHWIALGKELASRGYQVVLPWGNLAEQAVSKEIAFQVPNALVPPAFSIEDAFGVIAGAELTIGVDTGLTHLAAVLKKPTVEIYCDSPLWKTEGYWSNNIRNVGDIQKPPTVAEVLQASFELLP; encoded by the coding sequence GTGAAGTTATCATCTTTGGGAGATGTTTTGCATAACCTGCCAATCATTTGGGATCTTCGCAGACGCTTGCCTCATGCACAAATTGATTGGGTGGTAGAAGAAGGTTATGTAAATTTGCTCACACCACTATTATCCAAAGATGGCTTTAAAGGAATTGATCGAATTATTCCATTTGGTTTGCGTCGTTGGAAAAAAGAATTATTCAGCCTAAGCACTTGGCGACAATTTTTTGCATTCAAAGCACAGTTACAAACAGTCTCATACGATATTGTGATTGAAACTCAAGGCCTTTTAAAGTCTGCTTTAGTTTGCGCTCTAGCGAAAAAAAGTCCTGATGCCTTGGTGGTTGGCCTTGCCAATGCCACTGAATTTTCAGGTTACGAGCCGCTAGCGAGATTGTTTTACAGCCAATCCGTTTGGGTTCCTACGCGCAGTCATGCAGTAGATCGCTCGCGCCATGTGATGTGCTCGGCTTTAGATTGGCCTTTGCTAGAACGTTCAAGCGCCCCACAGTTTTACCTAGATGAATATATTCAGTCCTTGAAGTTGTCTGCTAGGTCGATATCTGAGCGGTTGATTGCTCCCTACATTCTGTGTTTTCACTCGACAGCTAGAGAGGCAAAGCGCTGGCCTAACAGCCATTGGATTGCTTTGGGGAAAGAGTTGGCTAGTCGTGGTTATCAAGTGGTACTGCCTTGGGGTAATTTGGCTGAGCAAGCGGTCAGCAAGGAAATTGCCTTTCAAGTTCCAAATGCATTAGTTCCGCCAGCATTTTCAATTGAGGATGCTTTTGGTGTAATTGCTGGCGCTGAATTAACTATTGGCGTTGATACCGGCCTAACGCACTTGGCAGCGGTGTTAAAAAAACCAACGGTTGAAATTTATTGTGATTCCCCGCTTTGGAAAACTGAGGGGTATTGGTCTAATAATATTCGCAATGTAGGAGATATTCAAAAGCCTCCGACAGTAGCCGAAGTGCTTCAGGCTAGTTTTGAATTGCTACCTTAA
- a CDS encoding TolC family protein translates to MTPSRFRLSRLTAFGLILSHALGWNVWSGNVMAQSPNASARPALPIPISASTLIGLEQPPQLAPPPTKPAFPAITAPSNLNGIRAGDNIGQLNDLLQLYQEAAFSDPVLTAARFNYQASKELYWQGFSLLMPQANATPGGTRYYQHGAGSTTVSNNAGNSRVFDQKSYTVTLTQPVFNVGALELFKQGDLNTKLADMRFFLAQQDLILRVSQAYFDTLTSQDNVALYKNKKDLIKQQLEVAQAKFDAGLATIVDVNTAQAAMDLATSQEITAQADLIVKRGILEQIVGRPVGPLKPLVKDAKIEGVLKDPRSKAKDDKGFPIADSVNPHLPPGQTLDDWILQAESANFNVLAGQLSVNLAESTYRGAQALNYPTINLVGTTGYNTSNGTPNNYTPSNTNVYNNTVALQMSIPLVSGGYSSSVIRQNAALVDAAKANYDNSRRTAAQNTRAAFTGFYGGLASVKAYEAAERSTSSALESSKLGFQVGTLINIDVLIALDSLINTRSLLQQARYNTILNAIKLKAHAAALTDADLVSINALLR, encoded by the coding sequence ATGACTCCTAGCCGCTTTAGACTATCTCGACTGACCGCCTTTGGTTTGATCCTTAGTCACGCCCTCGGCTGGAACGTCTGGTCTGGCAATGTGATGGCTCAAAGCCCCAATGCATCCGCAAGACCAGCTTTACCAATTCCAATAAGTGCTTCAACCCTCATTGGCCTTGAGCAGCCACCGCAATTAGCTCCACCACCAACTAAGCCAGCATTTCCAGCAATTACAGCCCCATCCAATCTGAATGGAATCAGGGCTGGAGATAACATTGGTCAATTAAATGATCTGCTGCAGCTTTATCAGGAAGCTGCTTTTAGTGATCCCGTTTTAACAGCTGCGCGCTTTAACTATCAAGCTAGTAAAGAGCTCTATTGGCAAGGATTCTCATTGCTGATGCCACAAGCCAATGCCACACCCGGGGGCACACGCTACTATCAACACGGCGCCGGCAGTACTACTGTTTCAAATAACGCTGGTAACTCACGAGTCTTTGATCAAAAGAGCTACACGGTTACCTTAACCCAACCGGTATTTAACGTTGGCGCACTAGAATTATTTAAGCAAGGTGATCTTAATACCAAGTTAGCAGATATGAGGTTTTTCTTGGCGCAACAAGACCTGATATTGCGAGTATCCCAAGCTTACTTTGATACACTGACCAGCCAGGACAATGTAGCGCTTTATAAAAATAAAAAAGATTTGATTAAGCAACAGCTCGAAGTTGCGCAAGCAAAATTTGATGCCGGCTTAGCAACTATCGTGGATGTGAATACTGCGCAAGCAGCAATGGATTTAGCAACCTCACAAGAAATCACCGCTCAAGCGGACTTAATTGTAAAACGTGGCATTCTTGAGCAAATCGTGGGACGTCCTGTGGGCCCATTAAAGCCGCTAGTTAAAGATGCCAAGATTGAGGGCGTATTAAAAGATCCGCGTAGCAAGGCAAAGGACGATAAAGGCTTTCCAATTGCCGATAGCGTCAATCCACACCTGCCACCAGGCCAAACTTTGGATGACTGGATTCTTCAGGCAGAGTCCGCAAACTTCAATGTGCTAGCAGGTCAACTTTCTGTGAATCTTGCGGAGAGCACCTATCGAGGTGCCCAAGCATTAAATTATCCAACTATTAATTTGGTAGGCACTACTGGGTACAACACCTCAAACGGCACACCTAACAACTACACGCCCTCTAACACCAATGTGTATAACAACACAGTGGCACTGCAAATGTCTATTCCATTGGTATCGGGCGGATATAGCAGCTCAGTCATTCGTCAAAATGCTGCCCTTGTTGATGCTGCGAAGGCTAACTATGACAACTCTAGACGGACGGCAGCCCAAAACACGCGCGCTGCATTTACTGGATTCTACGGTGGGCTGGCTAGCGTGAAAGCTTATGAGGCGGCAGAGCGCTCCACATCATCGGCTCTGGAGTCTAGCAAGCTTGGCTTTCAGGTTGGGACCTTAATTAACATCGATGTACTAATCGCATTAGATTCATTAATTAATACCCGCTCATTACTTCAGCAGGCACGCTACAACACTATTCTCAATGCAATTAAGTTAAAGGCTCATGCAGCTGCATTAACAGATGCAGACCTAGTGTCTATTAACGCTTTACTGCGTTAA